The Tissierellales bacterium genome contains the following window.
AATTGACACAAAAGAAACGGCGCTATTCTTGAGCGAACGGAACGCTAGAATGAGTGTCCGTGCAGTGCAACACATGCTCAAACGACAACTCAAAAAAGCTGGACTTGACTCAGATAAATATACACCTCACAAATTGAGACATACTGCTGCTACTCTTATGTATAAGTATGGAGATGTTGACATTAGAGCTCTTCAGGAAATTTTAGGTCATGCCAGTGTATCAACCACTGAAATCTATACGCATATTGATGAGGAGCGATTAAGAACTGCTGTAAGTAAAAATCCACTTGCAAAAAATAAAGCAAATAACAAATAAATATATTGGAACTAATACTGTGAATTTAATTCAAAATATAAAAAAAGCTGCTAAATATGAGCAGCTTTTGTATTTGATAAAAGATCTAAAAAGAGATAAGTTCTTGAGAGGTCGTTTAGATCTTTTACAAGCTATGTTATCAGTCAAATACTGGTACCTTTAAAATATCACCAGGTTTTATTGGCGAGGAGCCAATATCATTTAGTATTCTAATCTGGTAGATGAGTTCACGGATATCTTTATTAGCTGAATTGTTATTTGAAGCAATAGTCCACAGAGAGTCTCCGCTACGAACTACTACTTTTGAAAAATTGATAGGTTCATTGCTATAGACTGTGCTTGGAGATAAAATTGCTATTATGAGAAAGGTCATAATTAAAGTAAAAGTAAATGTAAATGTAAATGTTTTTATAAAATCTTTTTTGTTCATATATAATCACCCCGTACATATGTTCTGTTTCTTTCTTAAGTATATTATACCGAACCTACGTTCGAGTGTCAACACCCAAATCGAACATAGGTTTGTTTTCTTTGAGAAAATATGTTATAATAAAATATAATATTCAAGATATTGTAAACGTATAAATAATTATATTGATCAGAAGGAGTTGTTGACTATGTTCGAAGACTTGTCAGAAAAGCAGATTCAAATATTGAATTTTTTGAAAGAGCAAATTTCAAGCAAGGGCTATCCCCCAGCTGTTCGAGAGATATGCAAAGCGGTTAATTTAAAATCTACATCAACAGTTCATAGCCACTTGAAAAAATTAGAACAAAAAGGATATATACGAAAAGATCCTACTAAACCAAGAGCTATAGAAGTTTTATCTAGGCAAAGCGAGGATGACTTAGCTCCAAAACATGAAGTAGTTCATGTACCAGTAATTGGAAAAGTTACTGCCGGATTACCAATACTAGCCATAGAAAATATAGAGGATACATTCCCTATTCCAGCTGAGATGATTGGAAGGGAACCTGTGTTTATGCTTAATATTTGGGGCGACAGTATGATAGATGCAGGTATACTTGATGGCGATTGTATATTAGTAAAAAAGCAAGATATTGCACAAAATGGAGATATCGTAGTTGCACTCATTGAAGATGAAGCTACAGTAAAAAGATTTTTCAAAGAAGATGGTTACTATAGACTTCAACCAGAAAATGAAGCATATGAACCAATAATAGTAAATTCAGTAAAAATACTTGGAAAAGTAGCTGGAGTTTTTAGAAAGCTTTAAAAAAACATCCTACTAGCTAATAAAATCGCTAGATGGGATGTTTTTATTTTTAAAGGAATCTTCTGTATAAGAAAAAGTCCTTATATGAATGTTGATTTATAATTTTTAGTTACATAATATACTTACAGTAACTTTTCTATATCCTGAATACTCAATTGTTCTTTTTCAAGCATTTCATTAAGTGCCTTCATAAGTCCAAGTTTGCTATGCTCAAATGTCAGTCCACCTTGAAAATAAACAAAATATGGCTCTCTCATCGGCGCATCTGCACTCAACTCTATTGAAGATCCTTGTATGAATGCCCCTGCTGCCATTATTACATCTTCAGTATATCCTGGCATGGCCCACGGAAGTGGCGTAACAAATGAATCTACTGGAGATGAAGCTTGTATTCCCTTACAAAAAGCTATAACTTTTTCTGGTTCTCTAAGTTCTATAGCTTGAATTATATCACTTCTTTTCTCGTCAATAGCTGGTACAACATTGTATCCCAAATCATTAAATATATTTGCATATAATAGTGTTCCCTTTAAAGCTCCATTTACAACTATAGGAGCCATAAAAAGACCTTGAAGTGTATTTCTTGTAGTTCCAAAAGTTAATCCACACTCTTTACCAATACCAGGAGCAGTACTTCTATTGGCGATTCTATCTACATATTCATGCTTACCAACTATATATCCACCAGTCATAGCAAGTCCGCCGCCAGGATTTTTGATAAGTGATCCAACTATAAGATCAGCTCCATATTCAGAAGGTTCCTCAAAATCAACAAATTCTCCGTAGCAATTGTCTATCATTATAGGTATGTCTGGATAATTTTTCTTTATGTCCTCTATCGCTCGTTTCAATTCAGTTAAAGAAATAGCACTTCTATCACTATATCCAGTTGATCTTTGCATCATTATAAGTTTAGTTTTTTCGCTTATTTTAGAATATAGTAATTCTAGATCTATAGACTTTTTATCGATTAAATCTATTTCTTTATAGTCTATTCCATATTCTTTAAGATTGCCTGGTGCATTGCCATTTATGCCAATAACTTTTAATAATGTATCATATGGAGTACCTGTTGCAGAAATTATCTCATCACCAGGACGTGTCATTGCAGCCATAGTTAGTGATAAAGCATGCGTTCCAGACACAATAGTTGGTCTTACTAGAGCATCTTCTGTTTTAAATATTTTAGAATAGATGAGTTCAACTTTGTCACGTCCTACATCATCATAACCATATCCTGTAGTCCAGTTAAAATGTGTTGCATCAAGTTTAGCATCTTGCATAGCGCCTATTATTTTATAATGGTTGTGTGCTTTAATAGAGTCTAATTCATCAAATTGTTTTTTTAGTTTTATTTCGTAGTGATTAACCAATTCTGCAATTTTTGGATCAATTCCAAATTGGTTACATAATATATTTAAAGTAGTCATTATCTTTCACGCCTCTTTTTTTCGTAATATTCTAAGCAATGTTTTAAAATCATTTCTTCATTTTCAAATTTATCCTTGTCTACCCAATGGACCATATCTTCTCTTCTAAACCATGTAAGCTGTCTTTTAGCAAACCTTCTAGTGTCCCTTTTCAATATATATATAGCTTCTTCTAATGCTATTTTCCCATCTAAATATGAAATTATTTCTTTATAACCAAGACCTTGCATTGAAGCGAGTTCCCTATTATATCCTTTCTCTAATAATGCCTTAACCTCTTCAATAAGGCCTTCATCTAACATCATATCTATTCTCATATTGATTCTATCATAAAGTTTTGCCCTATCCATTGTTAAACAAAAGTATATGGGATTGTATTTATCATTTTTCTTCCTAAAATCATATTGATCTGAAAATCGCTTCCCTGTTGTTTCATACACTTCAAGTGCACGTATTACTCTTTTCACATTATTAAAATGTATTTTTTCACAAGCCTTAGGATCTACAGCTTTTAACTTTTCATAGAATTTCTCTGCGCCAATCATTTCCGCTTCTTTTTCAAGTCTTTTTCTAAGGTCCAAATCAGTATTAGCTTCTTTCATATTAAGCTCATATATAAGCGAATTAATATAAAGTCCTGTACCACCAACGATCATTGGAATTTTTCCGCGTGAAGATATATCTTCTATAAGCGCTTCTGCTTTCTCCTTAAAATCTGCAGCTGTATACCTGTCATCTGGTTCTAACTCATCAACCAAATGATGCACGACTCCATCCATTTCTTCTGGTCTTATCTTAGCTGTTCCAATTGTCATACCTTTATATATTTGCATTGAATCAGCACTTATTATTTCACCATTTAATTCTTTTGCTAAACCAATGGACAAGCTAGTTTTCCCGCTTGCAGTCGGTCCTGCAATAATAATTATATCTTTCATATAATCTCTCCAAATCTAAACTATTCTTTTAAAATATTTTTCAATTTCACCTTTTGTAAGTTTCACTATAGTTGGCCTTCCATGAGGACAAGTATATGGATCTTCACATCTACTTAAATCCTCTAGCAATCTACTTATTTCAAGAATATCAAGTTTCATACCTGCTTTTACAGATTGTGTACACGCTATTTTCATAACTTTTTCAAGTTTAAACGATAAATTTCCTTTGATATCTTCTAAATTTCCAAGTATTGATTTAAAGAAATTACCAGTATCAGGTTTCCCAAAAATCATAGGAATAGCTCTCATTATTATACTATTCGTTCCAAATTCTTCTAAGTCAAATCCAAGTCTTTCAAGAACATCACTATATTCGGCAACTCTTTCAAGCTCAAAGTTAGATAAATGGATAACTTCTGGTGTCAAAAGTTCTTGAAGTACAATTTTTTCCTGTTCATATTCCAATCTATATTTTTCATAATTAATTCTCTCATGTGCTGCATGTTGATCAATTATATAAAGAGCTGATGTTTCAGTTTCTTCTGCTAAAATATATGTTTTAAAAAGTTGCCCTTTGAACTCCAAATTCGGCAAACTTTTCTTACGCTCTTCAAAAGATTGAATTTTGACCTCTTCCTCATCAACCTCTTCAAATTCATCCGAAAGACCTAATCTAGGAGCTTTTCCAAACACATCTAAATATTCAAATTCAACTTGTTCTTCTTG
Protein-coding sequences here:
- the lexA gene encoding transcriptional repressor LexA yields the protein MFEDLSEKQIQILNFLKEQISSKGYPPAVREICKAVNLKSTSTVHSHLKKLEQKGYIRKDPTKPRAIEVLSRQSEDDLAPKHEVVHVPVIGKVTAGLPILAIENIEDTFPIPAEMIGREPVFMLNIWGDSMIDAGILDGDCILVKKQDIAQNGDIVVALIEDEATVKRFFKEDGYYRLQPENEAYEPIIVNSVKILGKVAGVFRKL
- the miaA gene encoding tRNA (adenosine(37)-N6)-dimethylallyltransferase MiaA, which translates into the protein MKDIIIIAGPTASGKTSLSIGLAKELNGEIISADSMQIYKGMTIGTAKIRPEEMDGVVHHLVDELEPDDRYTAADFKEKAEALIEDISSRGKIPMIVGGTGLYINSLIYELNMKEANTDLDLRKRLEKEAEMIGAEKFYEKLKAVDPKACEKIHFNNVKRVIRALEVYETTGKRFSDQYDFRKKNDKYNPIYFCLTMDRAKLYDRINMRIDMMLDEGLIEEVKALLEKGYNRELASMQGLGYKEIISYLDGKIALEEAIYILKRDTRRFAKRQLTWFRREDMVHWVDKDKFENEEMILKHCLEYYEKKRRER
- a CDS encoding methionine gamma-lyase family protein, which encodes MTTLNILCNQFGIDPKIAELVNHYEIKLKKQFDELDSIKAHNHYKIIGAMQDAKLDATHFNWTTGYGYDDVGRDKVELIYSKIFKTEDALVRPTIVSGTHALSLTMAAMTRPGDEIISATGTPYDTLLKVIGINGNAPGNLKEYGIDYKEIDLIDKKSIDLELLYSKISEKTKLIMMQRSTGYSDRSAISLTELKRAIEDIKKNYPDIPIMIDNCYGEFVDFEEPSEYGADLIVGSLIKNPGGGLAMTGGYIVGKHEYVDRIANRSTAPGIGKECGLTFGTTRNTLQGLFMAPIVVNGALKGTLLYANIFNDLGYNVVPAIDEKRSDIIQAIELREPEKVIAFCKGIQASSPVDSFVTPLPWAMPGYTEDVIMAAGAFIQGSSIELSADAPMREPYFVYFQGGLTFEHSKLGLMKALNEMLEKEQLSIQDIEKLL
- a CDS encoding LysM peptidoglycan-binding domain-containing protein, with amino-acid sequence MNKKDFIKTFTFTFTFTLIMTFLIIAILSPSTVYSNEPINFSKVVVRSGDSLWTIASNNNSANKDIRELIYQIRILNDIGSSPIKPGDILKVPVFD